A genomic segment from Armatimonadota bacterium encodes:
- the hfq gene encoding RNA chaperone Hfq gives MNKGQVNLQDVFLNQVRKENIPVTIYLVGGVQLKGQVKGFDAFTVLLDSPGKPTQMVYKHAVASVVPSKQVSTNVQEMPKDSSETPAEE, from the coding sequence ATGAACAAGGGGCAGGTCAACTTGCAGGATGTGTTCCTGAATCAGGTTCGCAAAGAGAACATCCCGGTCACGATCTATCTAGTCGGCGGTGTGCAACTGAAGGGGCAGGTCAAAGGCTTCGACGCCTTCACGGTTCTTCTCGATAGCCCCGGGAAGCCGACGCAGATGGTATACAAGCACGCGGTCGCGTCCGTCGTACCCTCCAAACAGGTGTCTACGAACGTACAGGAGATGCCTAAGGACTCGTCCGAGACCCCTGCGGAAGAGTAG
- a CDS encoding diaminopimelate epimerase — MPELSFVKMHGAGNDFILSDHLDGTGPLDQADLGDLAVLLCERHFGIGADGLVLVLPSDSADYRMRIMNSDGSEAEMCGNAIRCFAKYLFDRGLAGTSLSVETLSGVKRIEVQSDEGKAFAATVNMGAPKLDASDIPVSGYEGRVILQPIEVDGRSFEITCVSMGIPHCVIFVDSADAVPLLEIGPRIETHAAFPQKTNVDFAQAVSRQDVIMRVWERGAGATLACGTGACATVVAGSITGKTDGRAAVHLPGGDLFIDWRDDGNVYMTGPAAEVYTGKISL; from the coding sequence ATGCCGGAACTCAGTTTCGTGAAGATGCACGGGGCCGGCAACGACTTCATTCTCTCCGACCACCTCGATGGAACGGGTCCGTTGGATCAGGCGGATCTCGGCGATCTCGCGGTTCTCTTGTGCGAGCGGCACTTCGGCATCGGCGCAGACGGATTGGTCCTCGTGCTCCCGTCGGACTCCGCCGACTACCGAATGAGGATAATGAACTCCGACGGCAGCGAGGCCGAGATGTGCGGGAACGCCATCAGGTGCTTCGCGAAGTACCTCTTCGACCGCGGCCTTGCCGGGACTTCCCTCAGCGTTGAGACGCTCTCGGGGGTCAAGCGCATCGAGGTGCAGTCAGACGAAGGGAAGGCCTTCGCAGCCACGGTGAACATGGGCGCGCCGAAGCTCGACGCTTCCGACATCCCTGTTTCAGGTTATGAGGGTCGAGTCATCCTTCAGCCCATCGAGGTGGACGGCCGATCGTTCGAGATCACCTGCGTGAGCATGGGGATTCCTCACTGCGTGATATTCGTGGACTCCGCCGATGCTGTGCCGCTTCTGGAGATCGGCCCCAGGATCGAGACCCATGCGGCCTTCCCGCAGAAGACGAATGTGGACTTTGCCCAGGCGGTCTCCCGGCAGGATGTGATCATGCGCGTCTGGGAGCGAGGCGCGGGGGCTACCCTCGCGTGCGGTACCGGCGCCTGTGCGACGGTAGTGGCCGGCTCGATCACGGGGAAGACGGACGGGCGCGCGGCGGTGCATCTCCCCGGCGGCGATCTCTTCATAGACTGGCGGG